A window of the Fusarium fujikuroi IMI 58289 draft genome, chromosome FFUJ_chr09 genome harbors these coding sequences:
- a CDS encoding probable dolichyl-phosphate beta-D-mannosyltransferase yields the protein MATTKNKYSVILPTYNERKNLPIITWLLNRTFTENNLDWELIIVDDGSPDGTQEVAQQLVKVYSPHVVLKPRAGKLGLGTAYVHGLKFVTGNFVIIMDADFSHHPKFIPEMVALQAKGNYDIVTGTRYAGNGGVFGWDLKRKFVSRGANLFADTVLRPGVSDLTGSFRLYKRAALEKAIASTESKGYSFQMELMVRAKAMGCTVAEVPISFVDRLYGESKLGGDEIVQYAQGVFNLWLKV from the exons ATGGCCACAACTAAGAACAAGTACTCGGTTATCTTGCCAACCTACAATGAGCGCAAGAACCTGCCCATCATTACCTGGTTGTTGAACCGCACCTTTACTGAGAA CAATCTCGATTGGgaactcatcatcgtcgacgaCGGCTCCCCCGATGGAACCCAAGAAGTTGCCCAGCAGCTCGTCAAGGTCTACTCCCCCCACGTTGTCCTCAAGCCCCGCGCTGGCAAACTCGGTCTCGGAACAGCCTATGTCCATGGCCTCAAGTTCGTCACCGGCaacttcgtcatcatcatggacgCCGACTTCTCCCACCACCCCAAGTTCATCCCCGAGATGGTCGCTCTCCAGGCCAAGGGCAACTACGATATCGTCACGGGTACTCGCTACGCTGGAAACGGCGGTGTCTTTGGTTGGGATCTCAAGCGCAAGTTCGTCAGCCGTGGCGCCAACTTGTTCGCCGATACTGTCCTCCGCCCTGGCGTGAGTGACCTCACGGGCAGCTTCCGACTGTACAAGCGTGCTGCGCTCGAGAAGGCTATTGCTAGCACTGAGAGCAAGGGATACAGTTTCCAGATGGAGCTTATGGTGCGTGCGAAGGCTATGGGATGCACCGTCGCTGAGGTTCCCATCTCTTTCGTCGATCGTCTTTATGGAGAGAGCaagcttggtggtgatgagattgttcaGTATGCCCAGGGTGTCTTCAACCTGTGGCTCAAGGTCTAA
- a CDS encoding related to 3-oxoacyl-(acyl carrier protein) reductase, with protein sequence MSDRVSQLAGHLNYPKGLLAGQVAIITGSGQGIGAEAARLFAKEGAKVVVADIDAEKSKAVADDINKNGGQAIAVPGDILKAEYVNDLVKKAADFGDGKINIIVNNAGYTWDGVIHKMTDKQWDTILALHCTAPFTLVRAAAPYFRVRDGAPRCIVNISSTSGVHGNAGQLNYSLAKAGVTGFTKTIAKEWGPSFGVRANTVAFGHILTRLTAAKEDGAFVTGPDGEKIALGIPTKQKEAAGDNAHADIPLRRPGTATEAASAVLAVASPLFSYVSGQTIMVTGGRNM encoded by the exons ATGTCGGACCGTGTTAGTCAACTCGCTGGTCATCTCAACTACCCCAAAGGCCTCCTCGCTGGCCAAGTAGCTATCATCACAGGCAGCGGCCAAGGAATCGGCGCAGAAGCTGCCAGGCTCTTCGCTAAAGAGGGCGCGAAAGTCGTTGTTGCAGATATCGATGCGG AAAAGTccaaggctgttgctgatgaCATCAATAAGAATGGCGGCCAGGCTATAGCTGTGCCCGGAGATATTCTCAAGGCAGAATATGTCAATGATctggtcaagaaggctgcagaCTTTGGCGACGgaaagatcaacatcatcgtcaacaatGCGGGCTACACTTGGGACGGTGTCATTCACAAGATGACAGACAAGCAGTGGGACACTATTCTCGCTCTTCACTGTACTGCCCCTTTCACTCTCGTCCGCGCAGCAGCACCTTACTTCCGCGTACGCGATGGTGCCCCTCGATGCATCGTCAATATCTCATCTACATCTGGAGTGCACGGCAATGCGGGACAGCTCAACTACTCTCTTGCGAAGGCGGGTGTCACAGGCTTCACAAAGACGATTGCAAAGGAGTGGGGTCCCTCCTTCGGCGTGAGAGCGAATACTGTTGCCTTTGGACATATCCTCACCAGATTGACGGCGGCGAAGGAAGATGGCGCATTTGTTACTGGGCCGGATGGTGAGAAAATCGCACTGGGTATTCCAACAAAGCAGAAGGAGGCAGCAGGGGACAATGCCCATGCAGATATTCCACTGAGAAGACCCGGTACTGCGACTGAGGCAGCGAGCGCTGTTCTGGCTGTGGCGAGCCCATTGTTTTCGTATGTATCAGGTCAGACCATCATGGTCACTGGAGGTCGTAATATGTAG
- a CDS encoding related to PHO36-regulatory role in lipid and phosphate metabolism, whose translation MAETQPYGVRNRRPSATDNLINAAKNFESKVEQSLLILWDDLPAWRRDNAFILSGYRQSHGSYAHSFRSLFYLHNESVNIWSHLLGAIVFLASAAYVDRVVRPRYESASSADVLVFACFFGGAVVCLGMSATYHTLSNHSDVVSKWGNKLDYTGIVALIVGSYVPALYYGFFCLPNLMASYLWVICILGLGCTIVSWVERFRTPAWRPYRAMMFIGLGLSGVVPVIHGLFIYGYQGLEDRMSLSWVLLHGVMYIFGAVLYAVCPHRLFT comes from the exons ATGGCCGAAACTCAGCCCTACGGCGTTCGCAATCGCCGACCTTCAGCCACAGACAACCTTATCAATGCTGCTAAGAACTTCGAATCAAAGGTTGAGCAATCTCTCCTCATTCTCTGGGATGATCTCCCAGCTTGGCGTCGTGACAATGCCTTCATCCTCTCAGGCTATCGCCAATCTCACGGCTCTTATGCACATTCGTTCCGCTCCCTCTTCTACCTCCACAATGAATCCGTCAACATCTGGTCTCACCTCCTCGGTGCCATAGTCTTTCTCGCTAGTGCAGCATACGTTGACCGAGTTGTCCGCCCACGGTACGAAAGCGCAAGTAGCGCTGATGTACTCGTCTTTGCATGCTTCTTTGGAGGCGCTGTTGTGTGTCTGGGGATGAGTGCCACGTACCACACTCTGTCGAATCACAGCGATGTTGTTTCGAAGTGGGGGAACAAGTTGGATTACACAGGCATCGTGGCTTTGATCGTCGGCAGCTACGTTCCAGCTCTGTATTACGGCTTCTTCTGTCTGCCTAATCTGATGGCCTCCTATCTATGGGTT ATATGTATACTCGGTCTTGGGTGCACAATCGTTTCATGGGTCGAGCGCTTCCGGACCCCAGCATGGCGTCCGTATCGTGCAATGATGTTCATCGGCCTTGGTCTCTCTGGCGTTGTTCCTGTCATCCATGGCCTCTTCATCTATGGTTACcaaggtcttgaagatcGTATGAGTCTAAGCTGGGTTCTCCTCCACGGTGTCATGTACATCTTTGGCGCTGTACTCTACGCGGTATGTCCTCACCGACTCTTCACATAG